The Clostridium sp. DL-VIII DNA window GCTAAAAGTAGTTTTTTGATCTTCAGTCAACAAATTTTTTTCATAATCATTAAGTATAGTATCTGTATCCGCAGCATAGTCTTGAATTTCCTTTTCTAATCCCGGATTTTGATTTTCCTTATTTGCTTGGTTTGAAATTTTCAATAAATCATATCTTATTTCTAAAGTATCTTGCTTAACTTTATTAATTTTCTGAATGGATAAGAGATTCTGATTATACATATCCTGAGCATTGTTCTTCAGAATCTGCATATTTCTTATTCCAATAGCGCCAACCAATACTATAAGCAAAGCTACAATAATGAAAGCTGGTATTAATTTTTTAGATATTTTTAAATTTTTAAACCAATTCAAAATAATTCCTCCCTAAAATTCTAATCATATGTAATTAAGTATATATACCATAAAAGTATTTTAGCAGAAAAACTAACAATTAAATAGTTATTTAATCATTTTATAACAAAATTAGATAACTTTATTATAATTAGCAAAGAAATTTATTACCTCTTTAAGTACTGAAACTGATTGGAGTCCTAAAACTATTCATTCACTCATTAGCAGATTAGTTAAAAAGGAAGCTCTTGGAGTTGATAAAAGTTGTGGTCAGCATAAGTTTTATCCATTAGTAGCAAAGGAAGAAAGAGTATTCTTTGTAGAAAAAATACACGAAGGATCTTTTTATAATATGGTTGTGAACTTTATAAACGATGATAAAATTTCTAAAAAAGAGATCGAAGAATTAAAAAAGATATTAGATGAAAAAAATTAAAAAGAAAGGCAGGTGAAGATATATTAACACATTAAAATTATTTGAAACATCATATTAATATCTATAATGGGGAGTATATTAGCTATAGGAATATTGTTAATAAAAAGTATTCTAAGGCAAAAGCTTAGTGCAAAATTTCATTATTATATCTGGTTTTTACTTTTACTTAGACTTTTAATTCCATTAAATCTAGAAAGTCCTCTAAGCATTCTTAATCTTATCCCTCCCTCTCACCAGAATAATATATTTAATGTGACTAAACAAAAATCGCCAAATTTTCAAATATCAATAACATTAATAAAAATCCTAGTTTTAATCTCGAATATAGTAATACTAATTCAACGTCCTTAAGATTTAATTTTGAAACTTTAGCTTTTGTGTGGTTAATAGGTGCGTGTGGGATTTTACTATATATTATTATTAATATACTACTTTGGGCTAAACTTAAAAATTATTCAAAGTGCGATAAGCAGGATATTATTATACTTTTAAACCAATGTAAATCCAGACTTAAAATTAATTCGAAAGTTCCGATTATTTATTACAAACATCTTAAATCACCCATGTTATCTGGAATAATACATCCTAAAATATTGATTTCTTCAGAACTTGTAGATAGGTTGTCAGAGGAAGAACTGAAATTTGTTTTTATGCATGAGTTAGTCCATATAGAAAGAAGTGATTTGCTAGTAAACTTTGTTTACATACTGATACAAGCTATTTATTGGTTTAATCCTATAATATGGTACTCAATTTATAAAATGAAACAGGATTGTGAAATTTCTTGTGATGCAACTGTGCTAAATGCATTGAACTTAGAAAAAAACAAGAAATATGGACATACTATTATAAAGATAATGGAGGTTATTTCAAAGCAGCTTACATCGAACAATATAGTAAATGAATCAGAACAAGACACTACAAAAATATCTGGCACAGAAAAAAGTGTTGTGAGAGCCTATTAGTGATAAAAATGGAGATATGCATTTTAAATATAAAGATGCTGCATTCATATCTATAATTTATGACTCAAATGCAAATGAAGTACAGGCAGTATATTTTTTAAAAGAGAATTTTCAAAGAAAATACCCACGAAAATGACCTGCTCCCTTTTTAGTATGAAGGAATCATATCATTTTCATGGGTTTTATAGTGGATGTAAAGTGTTAACTTTAGAATCCAACAATTATAAAATTTTATTTACTATAAGTTACTTTTTACTCTAAAAGAATCTATGAATTTTTCGAATAGATTCTTTAGTTTTATTAAAACTTAAAAATTGTAAGCTAAATTAAAAACTTTACCATTCAGCTTTTGTTCCATCATAGTTTTTCCAATTTGGATTAGACCAATTCAGTCCTTCCATTGCAACTTCTTTAACCTTGTCCTCATTAATAGTAAGCCCTAATCCTGGTTTTGTTGGTAAGTCTACAAATCCATCTTTATATTGGAATATTTCTTTATTTTCCACAAAGTCAAGAAGATCAAAACCTTTATTATAATGAATCCCAAGAGATTGTTCTTGAATAAATACATTGGGACTACAAGAGTCAATTTGAAGTGTCGCTGCTAATGCTATAGGGCCATATGGCGCATGCGGTGCTGCTGCTATATCATAGGCTTCTGCCATAGCAATAATTTTTCTTGTTTCTGAAATACCTCCTGCTAATGCAACATCAGGTTGTATAATATCAATATATCCACCTGCAAGCAAATCCTTAAAATCCCATCTTGTGTAAAGTCTTTCACCTGTTGCAAGTGGAGTAACCACATGTTTTGCAACCTCTTTAAATGCTTCTTTATTCTCACATAATACGACTTCTTCTAAGAACATTGGTCTATATGGTTCTAGTTCTTTTGCTAGGACTTTTGCCATAGGCTTATGTACTCTTCCATGAAAGTCAACACCTATATTTAAATCATTACCGAATTTTTCTCTAAGTGCTGCAACACGTTCTACTACTTCATCAATCTTTTTAAAATTATCTATATAATGAAGTTCTTCTGTTGCATTCATTTTTACTGAATCAAAGCCTCTATCTACACGGTCTTGTGCGTCCTTTACCACATCGCTTGGACGATCTCCACCTATCCAAGAATATACTTTTATTCTATCTCTAGCAGATCCACCTAATAATTCATAGATTGGTGCATTATAATACTTTCCTTTAATATCCCAAAGAGCCATTTCAATTCCAGATATAATTGTCATATTTATTGGCCCACTTCTAAAGAACACACGGAATAACTCCTGCCATATTTTTTCTATCTCCAACGGATTACGTCCCATAATTCTCTTAGCCATTTCTTTCGCACCAGCTACAACAGTTTCAGTTTTAGTACCTGATACCATTTCTCCCCAGCCTTCTAACCCATTATCTGTTGTAACCTTTATAAAAATCCATCTAGGCTTTACTGTATACACTTTAACATCTGAAATAATCATTTTTCTCTTCCTTTCTGAAAAAACAGTGTTATATTTTAACTAAAGTCATTCATTTACCGCTACCTTAGCTTCTAAAATTTCATTCCTTTTTTGATTTATTTTACTCATAACAACCCAAGTACCTGCTATAACTATTATTAGAATTGGAATACTTATAAACAGATTACTAGTGAATGCTATATATACTAAGTAACTTACTGTTAAGCTTGTTGCCGCAAAAGATGAAATAAAGCTTCCATCTGTTGAAAGGTTAAGACCTACTGAATTTGCAAGTTGAGTTAAAACAGGTGCTGTTGCTGTACCTGCTAATAGAATAACTCCAGTACATACAAGTCCCATAATAATGTTCTTAAATAAATTACCACGAGTTATGGCTACTACTAAAGCAACTCTAAATGTTACAACAGCTAAATCTGCAAATGGTAATACTCTGTTTCCTGGCAAAACTGCTGCCATTAATATAGTTAATGGAATAACAATTAGTGAAGTTGTAATAACATCAGGATTACCAACAACAACTGCTGCATCAAGCCCGATTAAGAATTTTCTTCCCTTAAATTTTTGTTGAGTAAACTTCTTAGCAGCTTCTGAGATTGGCATTAATCCTTCCATAAATAGAGAGGTCATTTTAGGTATTAAAATCAAAACTGCTGCCATATTTACACCTAATGAAAGAATTTGTGCATAAGGATATTTTGCTAAGAATCCAATAATACATCCTAAAATTAATCCCATAATCATTGGTTCACCAAAAAATCCAAGATATTTCTTAGTATCTTTCATTTCAAAATCAATTTTATTGATTCCTGGAATTCTATCCAAAAGCCAATTTAAAGGTGCTGCAATTATAATTGAAGATAAGGCTGACATAGTAGGAAGTGAAACCCCTGGGATTCCAAAATACTCTTCTACAAGTGGTGCTGTCCAATCTGACAATTTAAATGTTATTATTGCCATTATTACTGTTGCAGCAATTCCTAACGGAATATTATGTGTTACAAAATAAACCATTATTCCTACTATTGCCATATGATGATAATTCCAAATATCAACATCTAAAGTATCTGTTGCCTTTAAAATTAACATTATGATATTAGTTGCTAAAATACAAAATATTAAAATAGCTATAATTGGAGATGACCAAGTAACTGCTGCAATTGCACCCCAGCCTACATCGAGAATATCAAGTTTTATTCCAAAATTTTTAACCATAGCCTGAGCTGCTGGCCCTAAATTAGACTTCATCAAATTAATTACTAGATTTATTCCTGCAAAACCTATTCCTATTATAAGACCCGAACGAAAAGCCTTTGCTAATTTAACCCTAAAAATTACACCTATTATCGTGATAATTATAGGAAGCATTACAACCGCGCCTGCATCCATTATGGTATTAAATATGTTATAAATAATTTGCATATTTATATTCCCCTTTCACTTATACCTTTTATAAAATGATTATTTTAAGTGACTTATTATTTCATCTAATGTTTCTTCTTCTCCCATTCCAGTTAATAAAGATATTGCACCAACTACTGGAATATCAACGTTTCCACCAGTAAATTTTCCTGTTGTGACTAATAAGTCAAAATCCTCTGCTTTTGATTCCACTTCTAATAACTTACATTGTGTAACAGATACAGCAATCCCATTATCTTCACATTTTTCTCTAATTTTTGTTGCTACTACTGTTGATGTTGCTATTCCATTTCCACATGCTACTAAAATTCTTTTCATAATTATCTCTCCTCATCTAATAAGTATTCTGATATTATTTGATTGACTTTATTTACATCGTTACAAGATATTATCTTTTTTATACTATCTTGATTTTTGATTAAGTTAACAACTTTTTGAAGCATTTGTATATGTCCATGTGCTTCCTTTAATGCTAGCATTATGATTAAGCTGACATCAATTTCGTTCTCTGGTTCATCCATAGCTCTAAATTTTATTGGCTTTTTTAAAATTCCTACTGCAATTGATGCCTCATTAACAAAATTTACATCTGCATGAGGTATAGCCACATTAAGGCCTCCAGTAAATAAACCTGTTGGAAATTCAGCTTCTCTCTTTAAAATCGCATTTTTATAACCTTCTTTAACATGACCATTTTCATACAAATGATCTGCAATGACTGCTAATGCTTCATTATTAGTATTTAAATCACTTAAATTTATTATTAATGATTCATTAAATAATATTTCGCTCATATAAATTACCTCGTATTTTATTCTACATTGCTCTCAAAATATTGAATTGATCTTATAATATTTTCTTCATTTTCATTTAATATGTCATCTTTGTTAAAGATTCCAGAAGCAATCCCTGCAAAACTTGCTCCAGCTTTAAAATAGTTTAAAACATTTTCAGCATTAATCCCGCCAACTACCATTAATGGAAGTTTGCCAAGAGGTGCCTGAATATCAGATAAAAATTTAGTACCTAATGTTCCAGCAGGAAAAACCTTTACAATATCAGCTCCATCATCAAAACTTTTATTAACTTCTGTTGGTGTATAGGCTCCAGGAACTGATATGACATTATTTTTTTTGCATAAGTCTATTATTTCCTTGCTTAACATAACTGGAGATAATAAAAATGTTGCTCCAGCTTTAATAGCCTCATCAGCTTCCTTATAAGTTTTTACAGTTCCAGCTCCTACTTTAATTGAATCACCAAACTCATCACTAATTTTTTGAATAATACTTATTGAATCAGGAGTATTCATTGTGATCTCAACTGCTTTTAATTCTGTTCCTATTAAGTTTTTAACAACTGTTCTAATTTGAGAATAAGTATATCCTCTTAATATTACCGTTACTTTAGGAAAATCTTTAATCTCCATTTTTCATAGCTCCTTTCTTGCTTATATATAAAGCAAGAAGGATGCCATTTTTTGACCAATTAAGTATTTTGGCATAAAATCTTTAATATTTCTTCTTTTGTATTAGACTTGCGAATAGCTGAAATGCTCTGTTCATCATTGATGATCTTATATAGTTGTTCAAAATAATTTCTTGAATTTTCTTCAAGAGCTAATACGAAAATTATATCCACTGTATTAATTCCATCCCAGACAACAGGAGTATCCAATTTTGTAATAAATATGACTGGTTTTGTAACCAAGCTTACATCTCCATGAGGAATTGCAATTCCCCCTTGTAAAAAGGTAGTCATAAGCCCTTCTCTTTTATACACACTTAACAAGTATTCAGGCTTTACATATCCCTTGTTTTTCATAATTTCAATTGCATTATCCAAAACTTGATCTTTATATGTAAAACTTTGATTAATCGATATTAAGTCTGTTTCTAAAACCTCATATAAATTATTTTCATAAAAAACAGTTTTTTCCTTAATTATTTTTCTGAGGTATGATATTCCTTTTGGATTAAAGATACTCGACATAGGTATAAAGGAATAATTATTTACTTTAGGATCAATTGTTCCTACAATTGCTAAAATCTCATAATAATTTTCTATTGCACTAATAATACTCTCTACTTTCCTGTCTTCAATATATCCCCTTGTTATAATTTCAATATCTTTTAAATTACTTTCCAGTCTGCTTTTAAGATGGTTTTGTATTCTTTTTGCTGCGCCTTGTCCTGTAATACATAAACATAAAATAGCTTTTTTCTTTGGACTATCTATAGATTTAATTATTGGCGATGGATTTTCTTTAAGAGATAAATCTTTTGCGATAACTTCTAGAGTCTCCTCTGTATATAAAACCTTTCTCAAGCACTCAATTACCATCAAGGTATCTGTTCGTCCAACTACTTCTATATGAATTCCAGTTGCTTTTTCGATTGCATCCTTAAATCTAAGTAAAGATCCCATATCAGCTAATAATATGCAGCCTCTTCCTTGATCTATTTGTCTAACCATTTTAATAGTCTTTTCAAGCATAACATCGGGCGAATCTTTTAAATCCATTTCTAATCCAACTGCATGGTTTACTCCTATAATTGCATTTGCTACTTCGGCCATTCCACATGCAACTCTTCCATGAGAGATAACAATCAGACCTATTTTCCCTTTTTCAATTTCAACAGTACTTTGAAAATTCTTAAAGTACATTGCTAGAAAAGGAACTTCTTCCATAGGAATTTTTATGTAATGATTATTATTAATTTTTTCTATGATTTTATTTGCTATTATGCATTCCTTTTTTAACTCTTCTTTTATTACTGATAAATTAGTATTTAAAACTCTTTTGTGTTGTCTTGTCAAAGAAATTGCTTCATTAATATGTATAGCTAATGGAAAAATAATTGTATTTTTTAATCCTTTAATTTCCTTTTCAGCAAGTTCATACATTTCCTCACATATTTCTAAAATTTCTTTACCTACAATATTAGAAATTTCTTCATAGCTAAATCGTGACTCTTCAACTTTTTGTATATGCTGCAGCAAACTTTTTTCTACTTCTTGACTTAAGATATCATTAATATTCTCATCATCTATCCCTTGCTTTTTTAATTCTTCATATTTATCATCTAAATGCTTATAAATATTTTCATCATCTACCTGGTTTGCTTCCAATTTTCTATACGTCTGACTTCCTTCAGGCGAAACAACAATTTCTTCTGATATAACTGAATAATATTTATCTAACTTCATTTTCCTTTGATATTCAATCTTTAATGTTTCAGATAAATTTTCAAGATTAACAATTACTTCTTTAGATTTGTTTAACTTGCTTTCTAAAAAAGCCTTTGCACAACATACTTGAATGTCTGATTTAAGCTGACCAATGTTTCCTTTGTAATCAGAATCTAATAAACACTGCACAACTTCTTCCTTAATATACAAGCTCTTCTCTAGTCTCCTGCTTTCTACAACGAAAAAGTTCTTAATAAATTCCATTCTTTCTTCAACTGGACGTTCTTTTATCGATGGGATTTCAATGCTCATTGGTATTCTTCTGCGAAATGTTAATAGAAGAGAACTTTCAGGATCTTCTGTTGTGGCTGCAATAATCATTAAATTACTTTCATGCTGCGTATCTACTTCTCCTAATCTTCTAAACTTTCCTTTATCCATTAGGTAGAATAAGATTTCCTGACCTTCAGCTGGAAGCCTATGAATTTCATCTAAAAATAATATTCCTCCATTGCAAAGTTCAACTATACCTTGCTTATTTTCATTAGCTCCTGTAAATGCCCCCTTAGTATATCCAAATAGCTGAGCCAATAGAAGTTGTGGATTATCTGCATAATCTGCACAGTTGAACTCGAAGTAAGGAACATTCTTTCCAAAGTTCTCCGTTTTTAGTGCATATAAATGCATTAATTCAGCTAAAAAACTTTTACCTACTCCAGAAGGACCATAAATTAATGTATGAAGCCCATTTGGTGGATACATAATAGCTGCTTGTGCTTTACTAATTTGATTTTTTAAGCTTCCATTATATCCAATAAAGGAAGAGAATATGCTATCCTCCTCCTTTTCTAAATTTAGCTGTATACTTTTATCTTTAAATTTTTTTTCACTGTTCAAATCTTCTGTAGCTTCTATTTGCTGTCTCAATTTACTTACTGCATACTTTCCAATATTGTATCCCTTTTCATTCAGTAGCGCAGTTAATTTTCTATCTGATATTTTATCAAATTCGAATACTATATTTTTAATATCATTACTTAAAAATTGTCTTCTGCGTTCTCTCGAATCAAGTATAAAATTCTCCTTTCTTATCTTAGTAACTGTTTCCCTCAATATATTTAATCGTTCTGCTATTTCCTCGTCTGTTAATGGATTTTTTTTATCTTCGTTATTTATTAAATCTATAATTTTCTTATCCATGTTAAACTCCCCCACTAAAATATAAATTTTCAATATAATATAAAGATATTATTTATCTATTGAATTCCACCATTAAATATTTTCTATTAT harbors:
- the dgoD gene encoding galactonate dehydratase, which translates into the protein MIISDVKVYTVKPRWIFIKVTTDNGLEGWGEMVSGTKTETVVAGAKEMAKRIMGRNPLEIEKIWQELFRVFFRSGPINMTIISGIEMALWDIKGKYYNAPIYELLGGSARDRIKVYSWIGGDRPSDVVKDAQDRVDRGFDSVKMNATEELHYIDNFKKIDEVVERVAALREKFGNDLNIGVDFHGRVHKPMAKVLAKELEPYRPMFLEEVVLCENKEAFKEVAKHVVTPLATGERLYTRWDFKDLLAGGYIDIIQPDVALAGGISETRKIIAMAEAYDIAAAPHAPYGPIALAATLQIDSCSPNVFIQEQSLGIHYNKGFDLLDFVENKEIFQYKDGFVDLPTKPGLGLTINEDKVKEVAMEGLNWSNPNWKNYDGTKAEW
- a CDS encoding PTS sugar transporter subunit IIA, with amino-acid sequence MSEILFNESLIINLSDLNTNNEALAVIADHLYENGHVKEGYKNAILKREAEFPTGLFTGGLNVAIPHADVNFVNEASIAVGILKKPIKFRAMDEPENEIDVSLIIMLALKEAHGHIQMLQKVVNLIKNQDSIKKIISCNDVNKVNQIISEYLLDEER
- a CDS encoding M56 family metallopeptidase; this encodes MWLIGACGILLYIIINILLWAKLKNYSKCDKQDIIILLNQCKSRLKINSKVPIIYYKHLKSPMLSGIIHPKILISSELVDRLSEEELKFVFMHELVHIERSDLLVNFVYILIQAIYWFNPIIWYSIYKMKQDCEISCDATVLNALNLEKNKKYGHTIIKIMEVISKQLTSNNIVNESEQDTTKISGTEKSVVRAY
- a CDS encoding bifunctional 4-hydroxy-2-oxoglutarate aldolase/2-dehydro-3-deoxy-phosphogluconate aldolase → MEIKDFPKVTVILRGYTYSQIRTVVKNLIGTELKAVEITMNTPDSISIIQKISDEFGDSIKVGAGTVKTYKEADEAIKAGATFLLSPVMLSKEIIDLCKKNNVISVPGAYTPTEVNKSFDDGADIVKVFPAGTLGTKFLSDIQAPLGKLPLMVVGGINAENVLNYFKAGASFAGIASGIFNKDDILNENEENIIRSIQYFESNVE
- a CDS encoding sigma 54-interacting transcriptional regulator; translated protein: MDKKIIDLINNEDKKNPLTDEEIAERLNILRETVTKIRKENFILDSRERRRQFLSNDIKNIVFEFDKISDRKLTALLNEKGYNIGKYAVSKLRQQIEATEDLNSEKKFKDKSIQLNLEKEEDSIFSSFIGYNGSLKNQISKAQAAIMYPPNGLHTLIYGPSGVGKSFLAELMHLYALKTENFGKNVPYFEFNCADYADNPQLLLAQLFGYTKGAFTGANENKQGIVELCNGGILFLDEIHRLPAEGQEILFYLMDKGKFRRLGEVDTQHESNLMIIAATTEDPESSLLLTFRRRIPMSIEIPSIKERPVEERMEFIKNFFVVESRRLEKSLYIKEEVVQCLLDSDYKGNIGQLKSDIQVCCAKAFLESKLNKSKEVIVNLENLSETLKIEYQRKMKLDKYYSVISEEIVVSPEGSQTYRKLEANQVDDENIYKHLDDKYEELKKQGIDDENINDILSQEVEKSLLQHIQKVEESRFSYEEISNIVGKEILEICEEMYELAEKEIKGLKNTIIFPLAIHINEAISLTRQHKRVLNTNLSVIKEELKKECIIANKIIEKINNNHYIKIPMEEVPFLAMYFKNFQSTVEIEKGKIGLIVISHGRVACGMAEVANAIIGVNHAVGLEMDLKDSPDVMLEKTIKMVRQIDQGRGCILLADMGSLLRFKDAIEKATGIHIEVVGRTDTLMVIECLRKVLYTEETLEVIAKDLSLKENPSPIIKSIDSPKKKAILCLCITGQGAAKRIQNHLKSRLESNLKDIEIITRGYIEDRKVESIISAIENYYEILAIVGTIDPKVNNYSFIPMSSIFNPKGISYLRKIIKEKTVFYENNLYEVLETDLISINQSFTYKDQVLDNAIEIMKNKGYVKPEYLLSVYKREGLMTTFLQGGIAIPHGDVSLVTKPVIFITKLDTPVVWDGINTVDIIFVLALEENSRNYFEQLYKIINDEQSISAIRKSNTKEEILKILCQNT
- a CDS encoding PTS sugar transporter subunit IIB, yielding MKRILVACGNGIATSTVVATKIREKCEDNGIAVSVTQCKLLEVESKAEDFDLLVTTGKFTGGNVDIPVVGAISLLTGMGEEETLDEIISHLK
- a CDS encoding PTS transporter subunit IIC, whose product is MQIIYNIFNTIMDAGAVVMLPIIITIIGVIFRVKLAKAFRSGLIIGIGFAGINLVINLMKSNLGPAAQAMVKNFGIKLDILDVGWGAIAAVTWSSPIIAILIFCILATNIIMLILKATDTLDVDIWNYHHMAIVGIMVYFVTHNIPLGIAATVIMAIITFKLSDWTAPLVEEYFGIPGVSLPTMSALSSIIIAAPLNWLLDRIPGINKIDFEMKDTKKYLGFFGEPMIMGLILGCIIGFLAKYPYAQILSLGVNMAAVLILIPKMTSLFMEGLMPISEAAKKFTQQKFKGRKFLIGLDAAVVVGNPDVITTSLIVIPLTILMAAVLPGNRVLPFADLAVVTFRVALVVAITRGNLFKNIIMGLVCTGVILLAGTATAPVLTQLANSVGLNLSTDGSFISSFAATSLTVSYLVYIAFTSNLFISIPILIIVIAGTWVVMSKINQKRNEILEAKVAVNE